In Macrobrachium nipponense isolate FS-2020 chromosome 25, ASM1510439v2, whole genome shotgun sequence, one genomic interval encodes:
- the LOC135199133 gene encoding uncharacterized protein LOC135199133, whose amino-acid sequence MEPSIRLRTPNNETHTLLEANNSIFKLLTSVRFFMSNEPQVQFGLKAGVNRTLFFESMGAVRPSAILMENMRTTRNCLQGLPYSLLNGSSPRYNPVLHDGESRFAIITKKQKKITLVLKQQGNRSEFCICWNKTDNSVYLSNTPCVSCPLLPTCVPHFLSLVYEKDQISKTLQINGTDIAIKNASRHLTFKTEKDEGDVYVVHDLREFDATSGRQPRPKGDYDFEGPSSGYNEVVPLLIGIAVIVSLTIKLIICFKRRPCRNEAPSHA is encoded by the exons ATGGAGCCTTCCATAAGATTAAGGACACCGAATaacgaaacacacacactcttGGAGGCTAATAACAGTATTTTCAAACTACTTACTTCAGTTAGATTTTTCATGTCGAACGAACCGCAGGTTCAGTTTGGACTGAAGGCAGGAGTGAACAGGACTTTGTTTTTTGAGTCTATGGGCGCCGTCAGGCCCTCGGCCATCTTAATGGAGAACATGAGGACGACTAGAAACTGCCTTCAAG gtcttCCATACTCTCTTTTGAACGGAAGTTCCCCTCGGTATAACCCAGTACTCCATGATGGTGAATCTCGATTTGCGATCATTActaagaagcagaaaaaaatcacattagtCCTAAAACAGCAGGGAAACAGGTCTGAATTCTGCATTTGCTGGAACAAAACAGACAACAGCGTCTATCTGTCAAACACCCCGTGTGTCTCCTGCCCACTTTTGCCGACATGTGTGCCTCATTTTCTCAGTCTCGTCTACGAGAAAGATCAAATCTCTAAGACACTGCAG ATCAACGGAACGGACATTGCAATAAAAAACGCATCGCGGCATCTGACATTCAAAACGGAGAAGGACGAAGGAGATGTTTACGTAGTACATGACCTCAGGGAGTTTGACGCGACTTCTG GCAGACAGCCCCGGCCAAAGGGGGACTATGATTTTGAAGGACCGAGTTCAG GTTACAATGAAGTCGTTCCATTATTAATCGGTATCGCTGTGATTGTCAGCCTTACCATAAAACTAATCATCTGCTTCAAG AGACGGCCTTGCAGAAACGAAGCTCCCAGCCACGCCTAG